The following proteins are encoded in a genomic region of Desulfobacterales bacterium:
- a CDS encoding BadF/BadG/BcrA/BcrD ATPase family protein: MITVGIDVGSITTKAVVIRDGKIISEKITATGYQAQAAAETVFTDVLGEAGLQTADVDTVVATGYGRNRVSFAGRVVTEISC, from the coding sequence ATGATTACCGTCGGCATTGATGTCGGGTCCATTACCACCAAGGCGGTGGTTATCAGAGACGGAAAAATAATTTCGGAAAAGATAACGGCAACCGGCTATCAGGCCCAGGCCGCCGCAGAAACTGTCTTTACAGATGTCCTTGGCGAGGCAGGACTGCAGACTGCCGATGTCGACACAGTTGTGGCAACCGGCTACGGCCGCAACAGGGTTTCCTTTGCGGGACGGGTCGTCACTGAAATTTCATGC
- a CDS encoding 2-hydroxyacyl-CoA dehydratase: protein MSNEPKPADPEKEKRKIKSVGKMKEIMTGYYIEAKTAEQTGKKVAWITSGGPVEPLIAMDVIPVYPENHGAMIGASKMGSDLCEKAESMGYARDLCSYARADIACAPINGGPIGGLPKPDMLVCCNNICGTVLKWYQVQARHFGVPLFIFDTPFCHTEFSAEARRYVRRQVDEYIEFLEGVCASKMDVDRMHQVGRLSLEGQRLWQAVLDTTMHKPAPMSAFDAFFHLALIVTLRGTQTVVDYYTALLAEMKTRIENRISAVPKETYRLLWDNLPIWYRTRWLSEKFAAHEACLVADTYTSAWCGTMKYLDEADFLGTMAEAYSRIYLNIGVDEMARDVIAMIDKYAADGVVMHSNRSCKPYSFGQYDIKKIIQRERDVPVLLIEADMVDERSFAESQVDTRIDAFMEVLENRK from the coding sequence ATGAGCAATGAACCCAAGCCTGCTGATCCTGAAAAGGAAAAACGAAAAATCAAATCCGTCGGCAAGATGAAAGAAATCATGACAGGCTATTATATCGAGGCCAAAACAGCCGAACAGACCGGCAAAAAAGTCGCCTGGATCACCAGCGGCGGACCGGTTGAGCCACTGATTGCCATGGATGTCATCCCTGTCTACCCTGAAAACCACGGCGCCATGATCGGCGCGTCTAAAATGGGATCGGACTTGTGTGAAAAAGCCGAATCCATGGGATACGCCAGAGATCTGTGTTCTTATGCCCGGGCCGATATCGCCTGTGCGCCCATTAACGGAGGCCCCATCGGCGGACTGCCCAAACCGGACATGCTGGTGTGCTGCAATAATATCTGCGGAACGGTCTTAAAATGGTACCAGGTACAGGCCCGTCATTTCGGAGTGCCGCTTTTTATTTTTGACACGCCGTTCTGTCATACGGAATTTTCAGCCGAAGCTCGGCGCTATGTGCGCCGCCAGGTGGATGAGTACATCGAATTTCTTGAAGGCGTCTGCGCCAGTAAAATGGACGTCGACCGCATGCATCAGGTCGGCCGCCTGTCCCTGGAAGGACAGCGCCTGTGGCAGGCGGTTCTGGACACCACCATGCACAAACCTGCGCCCATGAGCGCCTTTGACGCTTTTTTTCATCTGGCCCTGATCGTCACCCTGCGGGGCACCCAGACGGTTGTGGATTACTACACGGCGCTGCTGGCGGAAATGAAAACAAGAATTGAAAACCGTATCAGCGCAGTCCCCAAAGAAACCTACCGATTATTATGGGATAACCTGCCGATCTGGTACCGCACCCGCTGGCTGTCGGAAAAATTCGCCGCCCATGAAGCCTGCCTGGTGGCCGACACCTACACGTCGGCCTGGTGCGGCACGATGAAATATCTTGACGAAGCCGACTTTTTAGGAACCATGGCCGAAGCCTACTCCCGCATCTATCTGAATATCGGTGTGGATGAAATGGCCCGGGATGTCATCGCCATGATCGACAAGTACGCTGCCGACGGGGTGGTCATGCATTCCAACCGAAGCTGCAAGCCCTATTCATTCGGCCAGTACGATATTAAAAAAATCATCCAGCGGGAGCGGGACGTGCCGGTTTTACTGATCGAGGCCGACATGGTGGATGAACGCAGCTTCGCTGAAAGCCAGGTTGATACCCGCATCGACGCTTTTATGGAAGTGCTGGAGAATCGAAAATGA
- a CDS encoding 2-hydroxyacyl-CoA dehydratase family protein: MTEFQLFHDIVTDPFDYARNWKEANRRKIVGHFCSYTPEEIIHAAGALPFRIFGSGEAISRSDEHLQAYSCSFVRSALADALSGKLAFLDGTVFPHTCDTIQRLSDIWRINLTFGFHSDIGLPVKLDTASAREYLKSVFKKFKNELSGHLDCTITTDDLQRAAGLYNRMRSDMKQMFDLRRENPSLISSNDLQALVKASMIMDREVFSEKLSAILRDLSAIKPQPSQSLKRLVLSGGMCNIPSVHSLIEDCGAAIVWDDSCSGARYFEGSIAPHGDIIESIAERYMDKIECPAKHTDLFRRGEALVNIAKNNKADGVIFLFLKFCDPHAFDYPYVKELLVKEGIASMLLEIEAPLPSEEQLKTRCQAFLETL; the protein is encoded by the coding sequence ATGACGGAATTTCAACTGTTTCATGACATCGTCACTGACCCGTTCGACTATGCCCGCAACTGGAAAGAAGCGAATCGCCGTAAGATCGTCGGACACTTCTGCTCCTATACCCCCGAGGAAATCATCCATGCGGCCGGCGCCCTGCCCTTTCGTATTTTCGGGTCGGGCGAAGCCATTTCCCGTTCGGATGAACATTTGCAGGCCTACAGTTGCAGTTTCGTCCGCAGCGCCTTGGCCGACGCCCTTTCAGGCAAGCTGGCGTTTTTAGACGGAACGGTCTTTCCGCATACTTGTGACACGATCCAGCGGCTTTCCGATATCTGGCGTATCAATTTAACCTTTGGATTTCACTCGGATATCGGGCTGCCGGTGAAGCTCGATACCGCCAGCGCCAGGGAATACCTGAAAAGCGTCTTTAAAAAATTTAAAAATGAACTGTCCGGCCATCTGGACTGCACCATCACAACCGACGATCTTCAAAGGGCTGCCGGTCTATACAACCGGATGCGCAGCGATATGAAACAGATGTTTGATCTCCGGCGCGAAAATCCCTCGCTGATCAGCAGCAACGACCTCCAGGCGCTCGTAAAAGCATCCATGATCATGGACCGTGAGGTTTTTTCAGAAAAACTATCGGCCATCCTCAGGGATTTAAGCGCAATAAAGCCCCAACCGTCTCAGTCCCTGAAACGGCTGGTCCTCAGCGGCGGCATGTGCAACATACCGTCTGTTCATTCCCTCATTGAAGACTGCGGCGCCGCGATCGTTTGGGACGACAGTTGCAGCGGCGCCCGCTATTTTGAGGGCTCCATCGCTCCGCACGGCGATATCATCGAATCCATCGCCGAGCGCTATATGGATAAAATAGAATGCCCGGCAAAGCACACCGACCTGTTTCGACGGGGCGAAGCCCTTGTGAACATCGCGAAAAACAATAAGGCGGACGGGGTCATTTTTCTATTTTTAAAATTCTGCGACCCCCATGCCTTTGATTATCCCTATGTTAAGGAGCTGCTGGTTAAGGAGGGAATTGCAAGCATGCTGCTTGAAATTGAAGCGCCACTGCCTTCCGAGGAGCAGTTGAAAACAAGATGCCAGGCATTTTTGGAAACATTATAG